The Chitinophagales bacterium genome has a window encoding:
- a CDS encoding tetratricopeptide repeat protein, with protein sequence MQKKLTRLPYIICYICAFVVGMKQLREPDMWWQLLTGRWMLEHGEVTHTDMFSYTMEGTKWVNVKWLYEVLAAFLEKGLGPHGVMLLQAIMNVAIVYLLLKLLVNISKHMGQQVSTLFSTTAVLLFLAISEFRMAGRPEMISHLMAALYLFILWQSKDLSWKRIGWLVPLQCLWANMHEGYPVGMAIIGLYAAGGFIAHLLDKNKGYLQQAIRLTLLGVAMAAVILINPNFTELWLHSLEIFRQLSANKYTTELFSISQPEYWTIQGKAHITMLAIVCLFWTARIMQSRKGKYPLVFSPLLVGYLLSIPVMGYLSMTANRNIPFAQIVLMPSVAIMLVWVVKMRKLDTEDFYIKAAKRTLLVSAALGVLFYISIVSNKYYKFTKSPNRYGIHLNTLHNPTSAADFIKAYKLKGPAFSDYFVSSYLLWDLYPQFKSYIDLRDLDIFPAKFFDDYFKLYTRPTGFYELDSTYKFNYVVLSTSQLTTLQQLLYWQEGFNVVHIDPVCLVLLRDTEENEPINHGPAAQRLFDWPQEAIDPGWAVALNTLFNPAVSYEKENEKYAPLYAGRFYNMVQNYRLTLKMMRAPIITDFAEDPEALGIVGQSMLGDAEFSESPQEKQLKRDSARMYFERVLEYDDENMGAYLGLASLAISKGDFADAMDNLDDYLILDKTNDFAYFMYGICARNLWHKTGDKALLEDAIASFEQAINLNDQNDKSYLYLAEVYMAAGHKDKARESMQHTLKNDIRWTPQERTLLDTLISRTGVERIQSPIDMINPVDDHAGHDHGH encoded by the coding sequence ATGCAAAAGAAACTGACGAGACTCCCTTATATCATTTGTTATATCTGTGCCTTTGTTGTGGGTATGAAACAACTGCGCGAACCCGATATGTGGTGGCAGTTGCTTACCGGCCGCTGGATGCTGGAGCATGGTGAAGTAACACATACCGATATGTTCTCTTACACCATGGAGGGTACAAAGTGGGTCAATGTCAAATGGCTGTATGAAGTGTTGGCTGCCTTCCTCGAAAAAGGGCTCGGGCCACACGGGGTAATGCTGCTACAGGCAATAATGAACGTGGCTATTGTTTACCTGCTGCTGAAACTGCTGGTCAATATATCCAAACACATGGGCCAACAGGTGTCCACGCTTTTTTCTACTACTGCTGTATTATTATTCCTGGCCATCAGCGAGTTCAGGATGGCGGGCCGCCCAGAGATGATCAGCCACCTGATGGCTGCATTGTACCTCTTCATTCTCTGGCAATCTAAAGACCTGTCATGGAAAAGAATAGGGTGGCTGGTACCATTGCAATGCCTCTGGGCCAATATGCACGAAGGCTATCCTGTTGGTATGGCCATCATTGGTTTGTATGCAGCAGGTGGATTCATAGCCCATCTTTTAGATAAGAACAAAGGCTACTTGCAGCAGGCCATCCGTTTAACATTGCTGGGTGTCGCTATGGCTGCCGTTATTCTCATCAACCCGAATTTTACAGAACTGTGGTTGCATTCACTGGAAATATTCAGGCAGTTATCAGCCAATAAATACACTACGGAGCTTTTTTCTATATCGCAACCCGAATACTGGACCATCCAGGGCAAGGCACATATCACCATGCTGGCGATCGTTTGCCTGTTCTGGACAGCCCGTATCATGCAAAGCCGAAAAGGTAAATATCCGCTGGTATTCAGCCCGTTGCTGGTGGGCTATCTGTTGTCTATTCCGGTCATGGGTTATTTGTCTATGACCGCCAACCGCAACATACCCTTTGCACAAATAGTGCTGATGCCATCGGTGGCTATTATGTTGGTATGGGTCGTAAAAATGAGGAAACTGGATACGGAAGATTTTTACATCAAAGCGGCCAAACGTACCTTGCTGGTGAGTGCTGCTTTGGGTGTGCTTTTTTATATATCCATCGTCAGCAATAAATACTATAAGTTCACCAAATCTCCCAACAGATATGGTATACACCTCAACACGCTGCACAACCCTACTTCAGCGGCAGATTTTATAAAGGCATACAAGCTGAAAGGCCCGGCCTTCTCCGACTATTTTGTGTCGTCGTACCTGCTATGGGATCTCTACCCGCAGTTCAAATCTTATATCGACCTGCGCGACCTGGACATATTCCCGGCGAAATTCTTTGACGATTATTTTAAGCTATACACCCGGCCTACCGGTTTTTACGAGCTTGATTCCACTTATAAGTTCAACTATGTAGTGCTGAGTACATCACAGCTTACCACGCTGCAGCAACTGCTGTACTGGCAGGAAGGTTTTAACGTAGTGCATATTGATCCGGTATGCCTGGTACTGCTCAGGGATACAGAGGAGAACGAGCCCATCAACCACGGACCTGCCGCCCAACGATTGTTCGACTGGCCACAGGAAGCCATAGACCCCGGTTGGGCCGTTGCACTCAACACATTATTCAACCCCGCTGTCTCTTACGAGAAAGAAAATGAAAAATACGCGCCGCTGTATGCAGGCAGGTTCTACAATATGGTACAGAACTACCGGCTGACGCTAAAAATGATGCGCGCGCCTATCATTACCGACTTTGCCGAAGACCCTGAAGCACTGGGCATTGTGGGGCAAAGCATGCTGGGCGATGCTGAATTCAGCGAGAGCCCGCAGGAAAAACAACTGAAAAGAGACAGTGCACGCATGTATTTTGAGCGGGTACTTGAATATGACGACGAGAACATGGGAGCATACCTGGGCCTGGCCAGTCTGGCCATCAGCAAAGGTGATTTTGCAGACGCAATGGACAACCTGGACGATTACCTGATATTAGACAAGACAAACGACTTCGCTTATTTTATGTATGGCATCTGCGCGCGTAACCTCTGGCACAAAACAGGTGACAAAGCACTGTTGGAAGATGCCATAGCCAGCTTTGAACAAGCCATCAACCTGAATGATCAGAACGACAAATCTTACCTCTACCTCGCAGAAGTATACATGGCTGCAGGGCATAAAGACAAAGCCCGCGAAAGCATGCAGCACACGTTGAAAAATGATATCCGCTGGACACCGCAGGAAAGAACGCTGCTGGATACGCTCATCAGCCGTACAGGAGTAGAGCGGATACAGTCACCGATAGATATGATAAACCCCGTTGATGATCATGCGGGACATGACCATGGTCATTAA
- a CDS encoding DUF4382 domain-containing protein, which translates to MKMNIKSFSGLVLGMASVIMLFTACNKKESTITDNSQKASINFRLTDDPANYDAVYIDIQQVEVTMEGRAAVTLTPVRAGVYNLLDLRNGTDTLLARTELPPGKISQVRLILGSNNSVVIDDQVHTLNTPSAQQSGLKLNLNQEFIAGGSYNVWIDFDAGKSIVETGNGKYQLKPVIRAYSSLTDGRIKGYVKPADANVTVYATNGTETYAAIPADDGFYMFTGLPEGVYDITYDASVAIYIDVTLNNIAVGYGQTTDLGTTILVK; encoded by the coding sequence ATGAAAATGAATATAAAAAGCTTTTCGGGATTAGTATTAGGTATGGCATCGGTGATCATGCTTTTTACAGCATGTAATAAAAAAGAGAGCACGATAACTGACAACTCGCAGAAGGCAAGCATCAACTTCAGGCTTACCGATGACCCTGCCAATTATGACGCTGTCTACATCGATATACAACAGGTAGAAGTAACAATGGAAGGAAGAGCAGCAGTAACACTGACACCTGTACGTGCCGGCGTTTATAATTTATTAGACCTGAGAAATGGTACAGATACACTGCTGGCTCGTACAGAATTACCCCCAGGCAAAATAAGCCAGGTACGATTGATATTGGGTAGCAACAACTCTGTTGTTATTGACGATCAGGTTCATACTTTAAATACACCTTCTGCGCAGCAAAGTGGTTTGAAACTGAACCTCAACCAGGAATTTATAGCAGGCGGTTCATATAACGTATGGATAGATTTTGATGCCGGAAAATCAATTGTTGAGACGGGCAATGGCAAGTACCAGTTAAAGCCGGTTATCCGTGCTTATTCATCACTTACAGACGGAAGGATAAAAGGTTATGTGAAACCGGCAGATGCAAATGTAACTGTATATGCTACTAACGGCACAGAGACCTATGCAGCAATACCGGCAGACGATGGTTTCTATATGTTCACAGGTTTGCCCGAAGGAGTGTATGATATAACTTATGATGCATCAGTAGCAATATATATCGATGTAACCCTGAATAATATTGCCGTCGGTTATGGGCAAACTACCGACCTGGGAACGACGATACTCGTCAAATAA
- a CDS encoding TonB-dependent receptor has translation MRHIAALLLVFLSYTIAGYAQRTGPSGILTGTVKDKQTQEPIPSVSISLEGASLGTVTDIDGKFTIENIPPKSYNVRIKSIDYKEIMLNNIVITTGNAEILQVELEKNSINLDGVVIRSNPFSKSAETPLSLQSLSAQEIKSNPGGNFDISRVIQAFPGVGGTSGSVGGYRNDLIIRGGAPNENVYYLDGIEVPVINHFATQGSAGGPTGIVNTNFISEVNLYTSAFPAKYDNPLSGVLEMQQRSANPDKVQHNVRLSATELAYSVDGPIKKDKLTFLASARRSYLQLLFKLLDVPIQPSYWDFQYKVDYKINDKLSFYTLGIGAIDNFSFLVPQELTPENVYILKGNPTINQWNYTNGYGLKGLVKNGYWNLTFSRNMLDNELNRFEDNQNPVESERILKVKSQQAENRTRFVWNKYFDHWSYSFGVVGQFCEFSNDYYTRVRSEIKDANGNVVQPAFAVQGNTSLNFFRYGAFAQAAVKLFKERMTVSAGLRTDGNTFTSNGNNLGKTISPRLTASVFVAENLKFNTSAARYYKIPTYTVLGFQSGGVYVNKGSDYIQSDHLVAGFEYLPARDTRFTLEGFYKQYSNYPVSLIDSISLANKGGDFNVLGNEPITSTGKGRSYGVEFQFQQKLTKNFFAILSYTYYFSEFTNADGVYKPASWDNRHLLSFIGGYKFKRNYELGVKFRYQGGAPYTPFDLAASQQNYLTTGSGIADNSQFNTLRLGAFHSMDIRLDKKWNFRKWALDVFVDVTNVYRSVQPQYPQYTFQRTPDNTAFATTDGQPVQMDGSNAIPYIIKQGDPVSIPTIGFILAF, from the coding sequence ATGAGACATATTGCCGCATTACTACTCGTTTTTCTTAGCTATACAATTGCAGGATATGCCCAGCGTACGGGGCCCTCGGGCATACTTACCGGTACGGTAAAGGATAAGCAGACACAGGAGCCTATCCCCAGCGTGAGCATATCGCTGGAGGGGGCCAGCCTGGGCACGGTAACGGATATTGATGGGAAATTCACCATTGAGAACATTCCGCCAAAGAGTTATAACGTCAGGATAAAATCCATCGACTATAAGGAGATCATGCTGAATAATATCGTGATCACTACGGGTAATGCCGAGATCTTGCAGGTAGAACTGGAGAAGAACAGCATCAACCTGGACGGCGTGGTGATACGCAGCAACCCATTCAGCAAGTCGGCAGAAACGCCTTTGTCGTTACAATCGCTCTCTGCACAGGAGATAAAGAGCAACCCGGGTGGAAACTTTGATATATCGCGCGTGATACAGGCTTTCCCCGGTGTGGGTGGTACTTCGGGTTCGGTAGGTGGCTACCGTAACGACCTCATCATTCGCGGTGGCGCGCCTAATGAAAATGTATATTACCTGGATGGTATAGAGGTGCCTGTCATCAACCATTTTGCCACGCAGGGCAGCGCGGGCGGGCCTACGGGTATCGTCAATACCAACTTCATCAGCGAGGTGAACCTGTACACTTCGGCCTTTCCTGCCAAGTATGACAACCCGCTGTCGGGCGTGCTGGAAATGCAGCAGCGCAGCGCCAACCCTGATAAGGTGCAGCACAATGTAAGGCTCAGCGCAACGGAGCTGGCTTATAGTGTTGACGGGCCGATAAAAAAGGACAAGCTGACCTTCCTGGCATCGGCCAGGCGCTCTTACCTGCAACTGCTGTTCAAACTACTGGATGTGCCGATACAGCCTTCGTACTGGGATTTCCAGTATAAGGTGGATTATAAGATCAACGACAAGCTGAGCTTTTATACACTGGGCATTGGCGCGATAGACAACTTCAGTTTCCTGGTACCACAGGAGCTGACACCGGAGAATGTGTACATCCTGAAAGGCAACCCTACCATCAACCAGTGGAACTACACAAACGGGTATGGACTAAAAGGTTTGGTAAAGAACGGCTACTGGAACCTGACCTTCAGCCGCAATATGCTGGACAATGAGCTGAACCGTTTTGAGGACAACCAAAACCCGGTAGAATCGGAAAGGATACTGAAAGTAAAATCGCAACAGGCGGAGAACAGGACGCGCTTTGTATGGAATAAATACTTTGACCACTGGAGCTACAGCTTTGGGGTAGTGGGTCAGTTCTGCGAGTTCTCCAATGATTACTATACAAGGGTGCGCAGCGAGATTAAAGATGCTAATGGCAACGTGGTGCAGCCCGCATTCGCTGTGCAGGGAAACACCTCGCTCAACTTCTTCCGCTATGGTGCTTTTGCGCAGGCGGCGGTAAAACTGTTCAAAGAGCGTATGACGGTATCGGCAGGCCTGCGTACAGATGGAAATACATTTACCAGCAACGGTAATAACCTGGGCAAGACCATCTCGCCAAGGCTTACCGCATCAGTATTTGTTGCAGAGAACCTGAAGTTCAATACCTCGGCAGCACGCTATTATAAGATACCCACCTATACGGTACTGGGTTTCCAGAGCGGTGGTGTATATGTGAACAAGGGAAGTGATTATATACAGAGCGACCACCTGGTAGCCGGTTTTGAATACCTGCCTGCGCGTGATACCCGTTTTACACTGGAAGGTTTTTATAAGCAATACAGCAATTACCCGGTATCGTTGATAGACAGTATATCGCTGGCTAACAAGGGTGGCGATTTCAATGTGCTTGGTAACGAGCCTATCACCTCAACAGGTAAAGGCAGGAGCTATGGCGTGGAGTTCCAGTTTCAGCAAAAGCTGACGAAGAATTTCTTTGCGATACTTTCTTATACCTATTACTTCAGCGAGTTTACCAATGCTGACGGTGTGTACAAGCCGGCTTCGTGGGACAACCGTCATTTGTTGTCCTTTATCGGGGGCTATAAATTCAAACGTAATTATGAGTTGGGCGTTAAGTTCCGTTACCAGGGCGGTGCGCCCTATACGCCATTCGACCTTGCAGCTTCTCAACAGAACTACCTGACCACAGGTTCGGGCATAGCTGACAACAGCCAGTTCAATACTTTGCGTTTAGGTGCTTTCCACTCGATGGATATACGCCTGGATAAGAAATGGAACTTCAGGAAATGGGCGCTGGATGTATTTGTAGACGTGACCAATGTGTACCGCAGCGTGCAGCCGCAGTACCCGCAATATACTTTCCAGCGTACGCCGGATAATACCGCTTTCGCCACAACTGACGGGCAACCTGTACAGATGGACGGCAGCAACGCGATACCTTATATAATCAAGCAGGGCGACCCGGTATCCATACCTACTATCGGGTTCATACTGGCCTTTTAG
- a CDS encoding TonB-dependent receptor, whose translation MFTIVQAMAQSTISGKIITMAGEPIPGASVYLLNTIDGSTTDSSGTFSFETEEKGQQTIVVEAMDYQNAGKPITINGNITDVELKMKRGAVRLKNVTVTAGSFEASGSEATILKPLDIVTTAGAQADVVKAIQTLPGTQQQGTQTGLFVRGGDASEAAVIIDGMVAQNAFLSTAPGVAARSRFGPFQFKGVSFSSGGYSARYGQALSSVLELNSNDQPDKSTINTGVNMAGVYLSASKLLKKSSIEGSANYTNLTPFYGIAKTNFDFYDVPKGGGGSLKYTYKPNDKGIFKALVNYAQFQNGTRLPDPSDATQTLDFGLKNRNVYTVLSYNQIWKAKWGMYAAGMYSYNQDDINYNGTPVVNKDDRAQMRLEGKYYGGTKINVLLGTEIQQFMYDRTFSVYNNNFKETQVAGYAEAEWSPLYWLALKPGVRYEHSALVNQDAVAPRLAAALRAGEHGQFSLASGIFYQLADPQYYLLGYRPKLQNSIHYIANYQYMDNDRTLRLEAYYKDYNQLVRERLTTVYNANTYRQPTGMVDNSGYGYAQGLELFWRDRKTIKNGDYWISYSYIDTRRLYKNYLAEAQPDFIATNNLSVVTKYFIPKWSTQVNATYSYASGRPYYNPANTTFLGDRTPDFHNLSITVNYLHSFGKWFSVIYAGVDNVTNHKNIFGYRYSGNTRTPMIPAIYRSVFVGVNFSLSAFDLDEL comes from the coding sequence ATGTTCACGATTGTGCAGGCTATGGCACAATCTACCATCAGTGGAAAGATAATAACTATGGCAGGCGAGCCCATCCCCGGCGCCAGCGTTTACCTGCTCAATACTATTGACGGATCTACTACAGACAGTAGTGGTACCTTCTCTTTCGAGACTGAAGAAAAAGGGCAACAAACTATTGTGGTAGAGGCGATGGACTACCAAAATGCCGGTAAGCCGATAACTATTAATGGCAACATAACGGATGTTGAACTGAAAATGAAAAGAGGTGCGGTAAGGTTGAAGAACGTGACCGTAACCGCCGGATCGTTTGAGGCGTCGGGCAGTGAAGCTACGATACTGAAACCCCTTGACATTGTAACAACAGCAGGTGCGCAGGCAGATGTGGTAAAAGCGATACAAACCCTGCCTGGCACGCAGCAACAAGGTACGCAGACTGGACTATTCGTACGTGGAGGTGATGCCAGCGAAGCGGCTGTTATCATTGATGGTATGGTGGCACAGAATGCATTCCTAAGCACTGCACCCGGCGTTGCAGCACGCAGCAGGTTCGGCCCGTTCCAGTTCAAAGGTGTGTCGTTCAGCAGCGGTGGTTACAGTGCGCGCTATGGACAGGCATTATCATCGGTGCTGGAGCTGAACAGTAACGACCAGCCTGATAAGAGTACCATCAATACAGGCGTTAATATGGCCGGTGTATACCTGTCTGCATCCAAGCTGCTGAAAAAGTCGAGCATAGAAGGCTCTGCCAATTATACCAACCTTACACCCTTCTATGGTATAGCCAAAACCAATTTTGATTTTTATGATGTACCAAAAGGCGGAGGTGGCTCATTAAAATATACCTACAAGCCTAACGACAAAGGCATCTTCAAAGCATTGGTCAACTATGCACAGTTTCAGAACGGCACCCGCCTGCCCGACCCAAGTGACGCCACACAAACGCTGGACTTCGGGTTGAAGAACCGTAACGTTTATACTGTTCTGTCGTACAACCAGATATGGAAAGCCAAATGGGGTATGTACGCCGCAGGTATGTACAGCTACAACCAGGACGACATCAACTACAATGGCACACCGGTTGTAAACAAAGACGACAGGGCACAGATGAGGCTGGAAGGTAAATACTACGGTGGTACAAAAATAAATGTACTGCTGGGAACTGAGATACAACAGTTCATGTACGACAGGACGTTCTCTGTATATAATAATAACTTCAAAGAAACACAGGTAGCCGGTTATGCAGAGGCAGAATGGAGCCCGCTGTACTGGCTGGCACTAAAGCCTGGTGTACGATACGAGCACAGTGCTTTGGTGAACCAGGATGCAGTAGCTCCGCGACTGGCAGCTGCGCTGCGTGCAGGAGAACATGGACAGTTCTCATTGGCGAGCGGTATTTTCTACCAGCTGGCAGACCCCCAGTATTACCTGCTCGGCTATCGCCCTAAATTGCAAAATTCCATACACTACATAGCCAACTACCAGTATATGGATAACGACCGTACACTAAGACTGGAAGCATATTATAAAGACTATAATCAATTGGTGCGTGAGCGACTCACTACTGTATACAACGCCAACACCTACCGTCAGCCTACAGGAATGGTTGATAACTCAGGCTATGGTTACGCACAAGGCCTTGAACTGTTCTGGAGAGACAGGAAAACAATAAAAAACGGCGACTACTGGATATCGTATAGTTATATCGATACACGCAGGTTATATAAAAACTACCTGGCAGAAGCGCAACCAGACTTTATTGCAACCAACAACCTGAGTGTAGTTACCAAATACTTTATACCTAAATGGTCAACACAAGTAAATGCCACATATAGTTATGCAAGCGGCAGGCCTTATTACAACCCGGCAAATACTACTTTCCTGGGAGACAGGACACCCGATTTTCATAACCTGAGTATCACAGTGAACTACCTGCACTCCTTCGGCAAATGGTTCTCCGTTATATACGCAGGTGTCGACAATGTTACTAACCATAAGAACATATTCGGATACAGGTATAGCGGCAATACACGCACGCCTATGATACCGGCTATATACCGTTCGGTATTTGTCGGGGTGAATTTCTCGCTATCTGCTTTCGACCTGGATGAATTATAA
- a CDS encoding nucleotidyltransferase domain-containing protein: MQEAQQILSKLKNVKTSLKRRYGVTEVALFGSYSRGEAQHDSYIELLVTFDKNPGLRFTDLEEELEQLLERKVDVTMRKGIEQQFYKSIRKELLYV; the protein is encoded by the coding sequence ATGCAAGAGGCGCAGCAAATATTATCAAAGCTTAAAAATGTCAAAACATCCTTAAAACGCCGTTATGGTGTTACGGAGGTAGCTTTGTTTGGTTCGTACAGCAGGGGCGAGGCTCAGCATGATAGTTATATTGAACTACTGGTGACCTTTGACAAGAACCCCGGCCTCCGTTTTACTGACCTGGAAGAAGAGCTGGAACAGCTACTGGAAAGGAAAGTAGATGTTACAATGCGCAAAGGGATAGAACAGCAATTCTATAAATCTATCCGTAAAGAGCTGTTGTACGTATAA